Proteins from a single region of Carassius auratus strain Wakin unplaced genomic scaffold, ASM336829v1 scaf_tig00216128, whole genome shotgun sequence:
- the LOC113097178 gene encoding LOW QUALITY PROTEIN: G patch domain-containing protein 8-like (The sequence of the model RefSeq protein was modified relative to this genomic sequence to represent the inferred CDS: deleted 2 bases in 1 codon), with amino-acid sequence MADRFSRFNEERDFQGGNHFDQYEDGQLELEQASLDKPIESDNIGHRLLQKHGWKLGQGLGKTMQGRTDPVPIILKYDVMGMGRMEMELDYAEDATEKRRVLEVEKEDTEEQRQKYKDYAEKEKAIAKALEDLRANFYCELCDKQYQKHQEFDNHINSYDHAHKQRLKELKQREFARNVSSRSRKDGKKQEKMLRRLLELAEQRKQQDLVPGSGPMFKTTTVAVDGEKGEDSMDGVPMTVDTNTEANEDKGICSVSGQGSPRTGPAISFGFNKASSSPIPSGGSQAPKLSVSFSFAKKAPVKLETAAAVFADHGEETVEGEEGQEEGGEKTGGEDVGVEFTTDIPQVAGAEGEGGSGGGEEEQSQPDDGGTLASTLNKLKMMMKKEEGYSGQEPQYYHYVPPAHCRVKPHFQFLLFMKASDQCDSKEEEEDGAKDEKAAAGNDGEQKHIKISSCTSEKHTENEPTQSQNTNPTSATVKTEEESGTTPAGQGDTAVADISSQQADTKQVMSEPTDTGPRMPTGPFFPVLSKDESTTLQWPSELLEFTKAQPSLSYSCNPLYFDFKQSRNKGNWASKNLKPAKPVSTEGREGSKPENTDSTPANSGEVCTATTIAGSSTVQKEQSSLKEGDAESENSKQKLQSNEDVSAGSKKKKKKKHKKSSKRSKRKEKAGVEGELENEIPGEKTKKKKKHKRKKSKNKPRSTDEIEAEGGDGKEIEKEKDDKDVVAPAQSSGVSTSHEGGKRKRSHKIAQCSRVEESSAGKPSSAEEHNGTKRLKPDTNTPAASCSASAQKSISGGRPPSSDSEEDGGSSSQRSRQAHRRSTPPREQRRHRSDDSGRSGRSHSRSSRRGDHNHRRHRGQKSRSRSYSSSSERSSAGSSAYSRRSHSYSDSYSDYSDEGRRRRSRRPSSDSDYERRDSGRSHRRRYTPSSSEEDSRSRSRSHSRRKHHRRRHQRSSSRSSSRSSRSSSARSYRHSSYSRSRSSASRSSSSTKGSPQRHSHSRRSDSSSRRRDFNRSRIYRSQSPRSSSRTQTRNSNSSSAQGTRGGGASSKEGGGAAEHRNSFTARQLLEKIQSKKGGDESGTGTKTGLKIKDPPQGYFGPKLPPAIGNKSMLPLFGKLQAGKKPPLFPFTRSIEGEKSEQGKNSDSNEVILVEPIREFPPPPPPPQPPVQQQQQQQQKQQLEEAVSNASVTEETRHPTLDPPALHESQPQYEQDPAIMMSQYQGEPGQDPNNPMLDGHLMGPEMGPQPTMHAYPGYPPNMEDGEMGMEPEEDGLAPLESQPITFTPEEMEKYSKLQQAAQQHIQQQLLAKQVKTFPSAAAAAAAANLAAAANLAPAPPPPQAALQPIHIQQPTVSAASATSLTSVQHAILQHHAAAMGIHPHNPHHPHPAHAQLAQVHHIPQHHLTPISLSPLGHSLSHSLGHSLGHTGLIPAHHTAFLSGQPIHIIPASALHHTPLALHHIPHAALYPTLFAPRPATAAAAAALQLHPLLHPIFSGQDLQHPPNHGS; translated from the exons GATAACATTGGGCACCGGCTCCTTCAGAAACATGGCTGGAAGTTGGGTCAAGGCCTGGGCAAAACCATGCAGG GACGAACTGACCCTGTGCCCATCATCCTCAAATATGACGTCATGGGAATGGGGCGCATGGAAATGGAG TTGGATTATGCAGAAGATGCCACAGAGAAGCGGCGGGTGCTGGAAGTGGAAAAAGAAGACACAGAGGAACAGCGTCAAAAATACAAG GATTATGCGGAGAAAGAGAAAGCCATAGCTAAAGCTTTAGAGGACCTGAGGGCCAATTTCTACTGTGAACTGTGTGATAAGCAATACCAGAAACATCAGGAGTTTGACAATCACATCAACTCCTACGATCATGCACACAAGCAG AGATTGAAGGAGCTGAAGCAGAGAGAGTTTGCCCGGAATGTGTCTTCTCGCTCCAGGAAGGATGGCAAAAAACAGGAAAAGATGTTGCGGCGGCTTCTTGAACTGGCCGAACAGAGGAAACAGCAAGACCT TGTCCCTGGTAGTGGCCCTATGTTTAAAACTACCACAGTGGCAGTAGATGGAGAAAAGGGGGAAGACTCCATGGATGGAGTGCCTATGACAGTGGACACCAACACAGAGGCTAATGAAGATAAGGGAATCTGTAGCGTTAGCGGTCAAGGCTCCCCTAGAACAGGCCCTGCCATCAGCTTTGGTTTTAACAAAGCTAGTTCTTCTCCAATACCTTCTGGAGGCTCACAGGCTCCCAAATTGAGTGTCTCCTTCTCTTTTGCTAAGAAAGCCCCAGTCAAACTTGAGACGGCTGCCGCTGTGTTTGCAGACCATGGTGAGGAGACAGTGGAAGGAGAAGAAGGTCAGGAAGAGGGAGGAGAAAAGACTGGAGGAGAGGATGTAGGTGTGGAATTCACCACTGATATCCCTCAAGTAGCAGGAGCAGAAGGAGAAGGTGGAAGTGGTGGGGGTGAGGAAGAGCAGTCACAACCAGATGATGGAGGTACCCTGGCCTCGACTTTAAACAaactgaagatgatgatgaaaaaggAGGAAGGTTACTCCGGACAGGAACCACAGTATTATCATTATGTACCACCTGCACATTGTCGGGTCAAGCCGCATTTCCAGTTTTTGCTTTTCATGAAGGCTTCAGACCAATGTGATAgcaaggaggaggaggaagatggagCAAAAGATGAAAAGGCAGCAGCAGGTAATGACGGAGAGCAAAAACATATCAAAATCAGCAGCTGCACATCTGAAAAACACACTGAGAATGAACCTACACAGTCACAAAACACAAATCCCACATCAGCTACAGTGAAGACAGAGGAAGAATCTGGTACCACACCTGCAGGGCAAGGTGATACAGCAGTGGCGGATATCTCATCCCAACAAGCCGATACCAAGCAAGTTATGTCTGAGCCTACAGACACGGGTCCCCGCATGCCAACTGGCCCTTTCTTTCCTGTGCTAAGTAAGGACGAAAGCACCACGTTGCAGTGGCCTTCTGAATTGTTGGAGTTTACTAAGGCTCAGCCATCCCTCTCCTACAGTTGTAATCCTCTTTACTTTGACTTCAAACAGTCAAGAAACAAAGGAAACTGGGCAAGCAAAAACCTCAAACCTGCCAAGCCAGTTAGCACTGAAGGACGAGAGGGGTCTAAGCCTGAAAACACAGACAGTACTCCTGCAAATAGTGGAGAGGTCTGCACTGCTACAACGATTGCTGGGTCCAGTACAGTTCAAAAAGAACAATCATCCCTGAAAGAAGGGGATGCTGAGAGTGAGAACAGCAAGCAGAAATTACAAAGTAATGAAGATGTGTCTGCAGGGtctaag aaaaagaagaagaagaaacacaaGAAGTCAAGCAAGCGTTCCAAACGTAAAGAAAAAGCAGGAGTGGAGGGGGAGTTAGAAAATGAGATTCCAGGGGAGAAaactaaaaagaagaaaaaacacaaaagaaagaaaagcaaaaataaacCACGTAGCACTGATGAAATTGAAGCAGAGGGAGGTGACGGTAAGGaaatagagaaagaaaaggaTGACAAAGATGTAGTAGCCCCTGCTCAGTCATCAGGAGTAAGCACATCCCACGAAGGAGGAAAGAGGAAACGTTCCCACAAAATTGCTCAGTGCTCTAGAGTTGAGGAAAGCAGTGCAGGGAAGCCTAGCTCTGCAGAGGAACACAATGGTACCAAACGTCTTAAACCAGACACCAACACACCTGCTGCCTCCTGCTCTGCTTCAGCCCAAAAGAGCATAAGTGGAGGTCGACCTCCAAGTAGTGACAGCGAGGAGGATGGTGGATCATCCTCTCAACGTTCTCGACAAGCTCACCGTCGCTCCACGCCACCACGTGAGCAGCGAAGACACCGCAGTGATGATTCTGGACGATCAGGACGTTCACATAGTAGGTCGTCTCGTCGAGGAGACCACAACCATAGACGCCACAGAGGTCAAAAGTCACGCAGTCGATCCTACTCCAGTAGCTCTGAACGTTCCTCAGCAGGGAGCAGTGCTTACAGTCGCCGTAGCCATAGCTATTCAGACAGTTACAGTGACTACAGTGATGAAGGACGTCGCCGCAGATCAAGAAGACCTTCCTCTGACTCAGACTATGAAAGGCGTGATAGTGGGCGATCTCACAGGCGACGTTACACCCCATCTTCTTCAGAGGAGGACTCCCGTTCACGTTCACGCTCACACAGCCGCAGGAAGCATCATCGGCGGAGACACCAACGGAGCAGTAGTCGCAGCTCCAGCCGTAGTAGTAGGAGTAGCAGCGCTCGTTCTTACAGACATAGCAGCTACAGTCGCAGTCGTAGCTCTGCTAGTCGTTCATCTAGCTCCACCAAGGGCTCTCCACAACGGCACAGTCACAGCCGGCGATCTGACAGCTCGTCACGGCGACGGGATTTCAACCGGTCGCGAATCTACCGCTCCCAGTCTCCAAGGTCATCTTCCCGCACACAAACCCGAAATAGCAACTCTTCATCGGCACAAGGGACAAGAGGTGGTGGAGCTTCCTCAAAGGAGGGAGGAGGGGCTGCAGAACATCGAAATTCATTCACAGCTCGACAACTCTTGGAGAAAATCCAGTCTAAAAAAGGAGGGGATGAATCTGGTACTGGCACCAAGACTGGCCTCAAGATCAAGGACCCTCCACAGGGATACTTCGGGCCCAAGCTCCCCCCTGCCATTGGAAACAAAAGTATGTTGCCCCTTTTTGGCAAGCTTCAAGCAGGAAAGAAGCCACCGTTATTTCCTTTTACACGTTCAATCGAGGGCGAAAAGTCAGAGCAAGGGAAAAATTCAGATAGTAATGAAGTTATCCTGGTGGAACCCATTCGTGAGTTTCCCCCACCTCCCCCTCCACCTCAGCCACCAgttcaacaacagcaacaacaacaacaaaagcagcaGTTGGAGGAGGCTGTATCAAATGCTTCTGTGACCGAGGAGACCAGACATCCGACCTTGGACCCTCCAGCCCTTCATGAGTCTCAACCACAATATGAGCAGGATCCAGCAATTATGATGTCTCAATACCAAGGTGAACCCGGACAAGACCCCAACAATCCCATGTTGGATGGACATTTAATGGGGCCTGAAATGGGTCCACAGCCTACTATGCACGCCTACCCTGGTTACCCTCCCAACATGGAAGATGGTGAAATGGGCATGGAACCTGAAGAAGATGGTCTTGCACCTTTAGAAAGTCAACCAATCACCTTTACCCCAGAGGAAATGGAGAAATACAGCAAGTTGCAGCAAGCAGCTCAACAGCACATTCAACAGCAACTGTTAGCCAAGCAGGTGAAGACCTTCCCTTCAGCTGCAGCTGCTGCTGCAGCAGCTAACTTGGCAGCAGCTGCCAACCTTGCCCCTGCACCACCGCCCCCACAAGCTGCACTGCAGCCTATCCACATTCAACAACCCACAGTTTCTGCAGCTTCTGCTACCTCTCTTACTTCAGTCCAGCATGCCATCCTGCAGCATCACGCTGCTGCTATGGGCATCCATCCCCATAACCCACATCATCCCCATCCTGCCCATGCCCAGCTAGCCCAGGTTCACCACATACCTCAACATCATCTGACCCCTATCTCCTTGTCACCATTGGGCCATTCCTTGAGTCATTCACTGGGTCACTCTTTAGGACACACCGGCTTGATTCCAGCCCACCACACTGCCTTCCTTTCAGGCCAACCTATACATATTATACCAGCCTCTGCACTCCATCACACCCCTCTCGCTCTACACCACATCCCACATGCTGCTCTCTACCCAACTCTCTTCGCCCCTCGGCCAGCAACTGCTGCGGCGGCAGCTGCCCTGCAGCTACACCCACTACTTCACCCTATCTTCTCAGGGCAGGACCTTCAGCACCCTCCAAACCATGGCTCCTGA